Sequence from the Argentina anserina chromosome 7, drPotAnse1.1, whole genome shotgun sequence genome:
TCAGTTTCAGCAGTAGTTGTAGCAATTTCAGCATGTAATCGAGCCAATTCTCTGTAACGCCTCGCAATTTTTGCCTCTTGATCATCATCATTTGCATTTGGAGAAGACACCTTTGCTCTTTCATCTTTGAAATCCATCCTCCATCTCTTTGAGATGTACTGACTAGGAATGGTCTTTACATTATTTGCTGACAAGACTTTCAAAGCATGTGAACATAAAATTCCAGCAAACTCAAATTTCTTACAACTGCATGAAATAGTATTATCGCCCGAGTCAAATGTTACAACATGGTGAAAACGCTTTCCATGAGCAGTAACTTCATATATGCTCATCGTTCCAATGTCACTAAATAGCTTCAAGCTATAATCATGAGCTTTACATAACTCAGTTTGGAACCACTGGAAAACTGTTGGTGTGTAAACTTTTGCTGcatttttcaatattttcacTGGGAATGCTAATGCAGGGGTTGTATGAGTTGCTTTGAAATCAGCTACCAACTCATTATAACGACGATCATCAAGCAATCTCTGAAGGTGACGAAAAAATCGCAGCAAATCATACTTGTAACTCACATACCTCTTTATACAGTTGTTCATGCTTTCACTACGTTGAGTAGTGGTTATATCTGCACAAAATGTTTCTCTCCCATAAACTAAAGCCCATTTCtccttcaactcaaataaacgGTCTAACCATTTATTTTCTTGCAGATTGTACTTTTCAAGCATTTTCTTCCAAGCAATTAAGAAGTCTTCAATATCTTCATAATCATAAATGATACTGCTAAAGTCTCTAGCAAAATCCTTAAACTTCTCAAAGACACTACTAAGATGCTTAGCTGCATTTTGGTATATGTGCCAAATGCATAGCCGACGATGTGTTTATGGCCATTGGGAAGCTAAGGCTTTTGCCATGGCGGGATCTTGATCAGTCAATATGCTC
This genomic interval carries:
- the LOC126803674 gene encoding protein FAR1-RELATED SEQUENCE 9-like yields the protein MKVDYDYFGGVVCFDTTYRKNKEGRPFAMFVGVNNHKQTLIFGAALLYDETTETFRWLFDTFAKTMLGKKPKSILTDQDPAMFKDFARDFSSIIYDYEDIEDFLIAWKKMLEKYNLQENKWLDRLFELKEKWALVYGRETFCADITTTQRSESMNNCIKRYVSYKYDLLRFFRHLQRLLDDRRYNELVADFKATHTTPALAFPVKILKNAAKVYTPTVFQWFQTELCKAHDYSLKLFSDIGTMSIYEVTAHGKRFHHVVTFDSGDNTISCSCKKFEFAGILCSHALKVLSANNVKTIPSQYISKRWRMDFKDERAKVSSPNANDDDQEAKIARRYRELARLHAEIATTTAETDEAYEIAIVALNKTLVDVKASLKERTNQEAPQFKSQIINSAPEDVVDDHRVRGIKGFGGANVGIYYLQGSMTNYQQGCITGTISFEERVDKIISLHRDQLCQRAYTAPP